A window of the Aspergillus flavus chromosome 6, complete sequence genome harbors these coding sequences:
- a CDS encoding suppressor/enhancer of lin-12 protein 9 precursor — protein sequence MRFSATTLLITALGWMTAVTAHTIQLKAHSRECYHESLHKDDKMTVSFQVGDREFGGSGNLEIDFWVEDPLNNRQYYKQAISSEDYSFVAHADGKYVYCFSNEGWTSNSKEVSFNVHGIVYVPESEMPQDPLEVEVRRLSEALAQVKDEQSYIVVRERVHRNTAESTNARVKWWSIFQLAVLIGEGIFQVWWLKRFFEVKRVV from the exons ATGCGATTTTCCGCAACAACTCTCCTGATCACCGCGCTGGGGTGGATGACCGCCGTGACCGCACACACCATCCAGCTTAAGGCTCACTCGAGAGAATGCTACCACGAATCACTCCACAAAGATGACAAGATGACGGTCAGCTTCCAAGTCGGTGATCGGGAATTCGGAGGCAGTGGCAATCTGGAGATCGACTTCTGG GTCGAGGACCCCTTGAACAACCGCCAGTACTATAAACAAGCTATCTCCTCCGAGGACTATTCGTTTGTTGCTCACGCGGATGGTAAATATGTCTACTGCTTCAGCAACGAGGGATGGACTTCGAACTCTAAAGAGGTATCCTTCAATGTTCATGGAATTGTCTACGTCCCCGAATCGGAAATGCCCCAAGATCCTTTGGAGGTGGAAG TTCGTCGTCTTTCGGAGGCATTGGCCCAGGTTAAGGATGAGCAATCTTATATTGTGGTGAGAGAGCGGGTACACCGAAACACCGCCGAGAGCACAAATGCTAGAGTGAAGTGGTGGAGTATCTTCCAGCTTGCGGTGCTTATCGGGGAGGGCATCTTCCAGGTGTGGTGGTTGAAGAGATTTTTTGAG GTCAAACGCGTGGTTTAA
- a CDS encoding uncharacterized protein (uncharacterized protein family UPF0311) produces MSGFPTLKPAFTVRVNIDAPLAVGSASRSNPLQVVPMTGGTVKGDSGFSPALDAEFVGVGNDYIHADADGKHLRLNAHGVLKTKDDALLYLNYTGVVTLTPAEQAVFAGTASEGSTPFGNIFTHFTFETGDERYKDLENRVFVGQGRFNIESGKPVVEYRVSQVHHG; encoded by the exons ATGTCCGGATTTCCCACCCTTAAGCCTGCCTTCACCGTTCGG GTGAACATAGATGCTCCTCTAGCAGTTG GCAGCGCCTCTCGGTCCAACCCTCTGCAGGTTGTG CCAATGACCGGAGGTACCGTCAAGGGTGACTCTGGTTTCTCCCCCGCGCTCGACGCCGAATTCGTCGGTGTAGGCAATGACTACATCCACGCTGATGCCGATGGCAAGCACCTGCGATTGAATGCGCATGGAGTTCTTAA GACCAAGGATGATGCT CTCCTCTACCTGAACTACACCGGTGTTGTCACCCTCACCCCCGCAGAGCAGGCTGTCTTCGCCGGCACCGCCTCAGAGGGTTCAACGCCTTTCGGCAATATCT TCACCCATTTTACCTTCGAG ACCGGCGACGAGCGTTACAAGGACCTCGAGAACCGTGTTTTCGTCGGCCAGGGACGCTTCAACATCGAGAGCGGCAAGCCGGTCGTCGAGTACAGAGTCAGCCAGGTTCACCATGGTTAA
- a CDS encoding putative vacuolar endopolyphosphatase: protein MVWKEIPMLPILLFPIVSTLIGSVLAIPISDQQPLGNQLWHSNGDLYSIDKPPDSSSSRGLTGRFLHITDLHPDSHYKTGRSVDEDDACHWGKGPAGYFGAEGSECDSPFTLINETFRWIEKNLKGDIDFVIWTGDSARHDNDERIPRTEEEVSAMNEIIAGKFIDTFKEGSSRTPSIPIVPTLGNNDFMPHNIFNDGPNRWTKKFVDIWAKFIPEHQRHTFVEGGWFTSEVVPNRLAVISLNTMYFFDSNSAVDGCSAKSQPGFEHMEWLRVQLELLRSRHMKAILIGHVPPARSGSKRSWDETCWQKYTLWVQQYRDIIVGTAYGHMNIDHFMLQDSHKVDILDASKDSASLAISADTSPLVSIQSRQSYLVDLREDWSKMPSPPPGMSALHELFEDSSTEHTEDADPEVLVANKKKRKFLKKIGGPWAERYSVSLVSASVVPNYFPSLRVVEYNISGLVDATTWAESRDQDTAMASPSSDVIDDDDDDDDAFIEKKKKGKKKKKQPHFKVPKPPSSSAPPGPAYSNQPFTWLGYTQYFANLSKINEHMTNSWEVAGDSINPTDTEVNEVRETSHNDNAFVFEVEYDTRNDPIYKMKDLTVRSFFELATRIAKESSKKNDFLADSTNVDDYDDDDFERQKKKKKKKHQNKVWRTFFERAFVGYLDSDDLDDLSE from the exons ATGGTCTGGAAAGAAATACCAATGCTTCCCATTCTGCTTTTCCCGATTGTCTCTACCCTGATCGGCAGTGTCCTCGCCATACCCATATCAGACCAACAGCCATTAGGCAACCAGCTTTGGCACTCAAATGGCGACCTTTACAGCATTGACAAGCCACCGGACTCCTCTTCTAGCCGAGGACTCACCGGCCGCTTTCTGCATATAACAG ACCTACATCCAGACTCGCACTACAAGACCGGGAGATCCgttgacgaggatgacgcATGCCATTGGGGAAAAGGCCCTGCGGGGTACTTTGGGGCGGAAGGGAGCGAATGCGACTCGCCTTTTACCCTCATAAACGAAACATTCCGCTGGATAGAGAAGAACCTCAAAGGTGATATCGACTTTGTCATCTGGACTGGCGACTCTGCTCGTCATGATAATGATGAGAGAATTCCTCgaacagaagaggaggtgtCTGCCATGAACGAGATCATTGCTGGCAAATTCATTGACACTTTCAAAGAGGGTTCCAGTCGCACCCCTTCTATTCCAATCGTTCCTACGCTGGGAAACAACGACTTCATGCCACACAACATATTTAACGATGGTCCAAACCGATGGACTAAGAAGTTTGTCGATATATGGGCAAAGTTCATCCCGGAGCATCAGCGCCACACCTTCGTGGAGGGCGGCTGGTTTACGTCGGAGGTGGTTCCCAACAGGTTGGCAGTCATTAGCCTGAACACGATGTATTTCTTTGACTCCAACTCCGCGGTCGACGGCTGTAGCGCCAAATCACAGCCAGGGTTTGAACATATGGAGTGGCTGCGTGTGCAACTAGAGTTGCTGCGGTCACGGCACATGAAAGCAATCCTGATAGGCCATGTTCCCCCGGCGAGGTCTGGATCCAAACGAAGCTGGGATGAGACGTGTTGGCAGAAGTACACTCTTTGGGTCCAGCAGTATCGAGACATTATTGTTGGTACTGCCTATGGGCATATGAACATCGACCATTTTATGCTCCAGGACAGCCATAAAGTGGATATCCTTGATGCCAGCAAGGACTCGGCTTCTTTAGCCATATCTGCCGATACGTCTCCCTTGGTCTCTATTCAGTCCCGCCAAAGTTACCTTGTCGATCTTAGGGAAGATTGGTCTAAAATGCCGTCACCACCCCCGGGAATGTCAGCCTTACATGAATTATTTGAGGATAGTTCTACCGAGCATACCGAAGATGCTGATCCTGAGGTTCTGGTggcaaacaaaaagaaacgcAAGTTTTTAAAGAAGATCGGTGGTCCCTGGGCTGAGCGATACAGCGTATCATTGGTATCTGCCAGTGTAGTTCCCAATTACTTTCCATCGCTTCGGGTCGTTGAATATAACATCTCTGGTTTAGTCGATGCCACGACTTGGGCCGAGTCTCGGGATCAAGATACTGCAATGGCCTCGCCATCCTCCGATGtgatagatgatgatgatgatgatgatgatgcattcatcgagaaaaagaagaaggggaagaagaagaagaagcagcccCACTTCAAGGTCCCCAAACCCCCGTCGTCATCTGCTCCACCAGGACCGGCGTACTCGAACCAACCGTTTACATGGTTGGGTTACACTCAATATTTCGCCAACCTAAGCAAGATTAACGAGCACATGACCAACAGCTGGGAAGTTGCGGGTGACTCCATCAATCCTACAGACACCGAAGTTAACGAGGTTCGTGAAACGAGCCATAATGATAATGCTTTCGTCTTTGAGGTCGAATACGATACTAGAAATGATCCGATTTACAAGATGAAGGATCTCACAGTGCGCAGTTTCTTCGAGCTGGCGACTCGAATTGCGAAGGAATCCTCCAAAAAGAATGATTTTCTGGCAGACAGTACGAATGTCGATGAttatgatgacgatgactttgaacgccaaaagaaaaagaaaaagaagaaacaccaGAACAAAGTATGGCGAACGTTCTTCGAACGCGCTTTTGTAGGATATCTTGATAGTGATGACCTTGATGACCTGTCAGAATGA